Genomic segment of Eupeodes corollae chromosome 2, idEupCoro1.1, whole genome shotgun sequence:
TCATCACACTATTATAACCTAAGCTTTCTATCTATCAGCCAGAACCCATGTTGCGAAGCTCGCAAGTTAGTATAACTGATAGTTTTAAGTCATAAGGTATAAGGCATAAGACACTATCAGCTAATTATTAATTTccatttccatatttttttgtcaTCTAAATGTCGGTGAACAGGCTCTTCTTATGTTGCTTTTGCAAGGAGGAataaatggtgaaaatttagAAGTCCGAGAAAAGCTTGAAGCTCGCTGTTTGTTCTTTGGAGCTGGAGTGTTTCGAATAACCTCTTTTTTTATAGAGGGTGAATGCCATCAGCATCAATACGAAATCCTAAGAAAGTGACTGAAGGAACGTCGAACATACACTTCGCTTTTCGTAGTCGTAACCCATACTTTTCTAATCTTTGAAACACCTTGCGAAGAAAGTTTGCCTGCTTCTCAGAATTTTCCGCTACTAGTATGAGATcatccaaataaaaatatacatcatCTAttccttttaataaatttgacattgtttttttttttaattcccctGGTGCTGAAGAAATTCCATATTGGAGTCGTTTTTATAAGCACTATTAAGAGTTATGATAGTTTGTGCTTTAGCTGCCTCATCATCTACTGTTAACTGTATGTATGCTTGAGCAAGGTCAAGCTTAGCAAAAACTAAACCACGAGGAAGATTCGCTACCAAGTCGTGCATTGAGTTAATGAAGAGGGTATGTGGATCAAGAGCTTTATTTAGTGTAGACTTATAGTCCCCACAAAAGCGGACGGTTCGAAGCACTTTTCccgttttttttccattttgacatttgtgacttatttatttttaaatttgaaaattttacttcaataaacaaaaattatacatgagaaaaataaaagatgtcaaaaatgcTGATTGAGAGATTTGATCTACAAAATGTATCGTCTCAGcaattttcgagaaaatcgagCGTTCAGATGAAAGTTTTTGTGGCATTTAACAAATATCCTGCAGCTCTGTAATTCAAGTGGGTTTTCTTTTATGGTAGTAAGTAAAAGGTTTTTAACTTAATCTTTGAATCGAACTATTTACATATACTAATCTACTAATTTATGTTCGACCTAGATGAATTCTGAAATACTAAGAAACAGGGGATCAATTGTTTAtctaaaaacattcaaaatttttgctAGAACTATTGCGGCTTACTATACTTACTATAGTttgacatacaatttaaaacactTCTAATTCCAAgcataacaatttttatattttttatcattgCATAACAAAATCCTTAACTTTCAACACCAaaatcaaatgatttttattgtttacttaGGCAAATGAGCACCTTGGGGTTGGAATCCATTCTCATCAGCAATATATTGCAGAGAGTATTGGACACCATCGGGTGCGGTCCATGTGACGGATCCACGAACAGAAATGGATTCACCATCAGTTCCAACCTTGTCTAACTTGGCGCTCTCTTCACGAGAAACTCCATCGCTGGTTTCATAGCTTAGGAAATGGatataaacaaattactttaaaaaaatttctcttaagagaagaaaagaaatgtttttaacttACGCAAAGTTGTATCCATCAACACCAATATTATCATTATCGTATCTCACAATTTGGACACCATTATCAAGGGGTGCAGCCAAGACGACAGTAGCGCAGAATGCAGCAAATACAATAACGAATTTCATATTGTTAAATGTGTGTTGTTGTTCGATGAATTAATCAACCAAAACTGATAACTTTCTTTATAATTCTCAattgtttatatacaaatccgaaattccgaaaaaaattctaaaacttttgCCAACATTCAAGAAATTACTATGTATTTGTGcattaagaaataaaagctgTAAGACTTGattctaattaaaaaatgtataagatgattaaaagttcttaaaatcattttgattttagattgcatctccttcaaaaataaaaaataaaattactcaaaaataaTGGTGATATActgttaatgaaattaaaaatatactcaTCGTATTTTTATCAAACAAGTTATTGCAATactataaatttttgtttattgtcaaTTGCTCTTGTGAATCATTTGAATGGGATTTCTTTTTGCAATAAGATTAAAAATGCAAATCCTAAtccgaaaaaaaacatttgaattaaGGAGCTTATCCACTTCGTGAGAGTAAAAGTCACAGACGAACTCAATCATGGGATTATTTCTCACCTAGGTGGACATTGGACATTGCAGAATTATCTAAAGCCTAGTTTACACCGAAAATAAAGGAGAGATGATatggtcaacaatttttttctaatgcaaaaatcaaataattcttTTCCAAATGATTATGATTTCCTAAATTTGAATGTAATTTTGTCTTCAGCAGgacaaaaaagttttgaaaaagtttaaaaatccaTAATTTGGGGTTTTTAaggcttatttttctttttaataaaaatttaagttttagtaGCTCATTCATTTGACTCTTTGTAAAGTTTAGAAAAACCATAAATCTTATGCTGAGAATAACTTGTatgaaagttttgatttttaaggaCTACTGCTTCAGTTTTGCGGGCTTTTAAATCAGGTTTTATGAAGATACTTCATTTGATtcataattttcttcaaatttcgaTTAGAGATTAATTTTAATGGGATTATATTTCTCAGAAGCCGTTAACTAAAATTTACTATGATTTCTTAGTGTTAAAAATTTGTCAGAAGTTCTAATTTGTTCGTTAcatcatatttcaaaagcattcaaTAGGGTTTGgcttcttatcgaaaatgtgtgctttcggttttcatgaatccctcctttatTGGATTTATAAtgacctttcgaatcgttcaattaAAGtatagtattggatgggtttaagtctgaaaattacaaaataaaagttggtgcGTCCCATTTCCAACACTCTgtctcattttttattaatgttctcctgtctgcaacttctaatttCTCctaacttttcatattcgtcatagcatcatttacgtcgcttgaacattgtCGCATGgcttcttgtctcacccttttttaccgttatgtTAACGGTTtctgctctagagaaatagccagctgaattcctccccttaaaGATTTTAACCGTATTACCCTTGCTtccagaaatgctcatcagtattcgtactgtcaagtacagagattcgttctttagccgtactatgagaatgtggaatgccttatcattctttgtctttcccagctattatTAGGTAATATTCAGGAACTCAAAACCTACCTTTCCATTTTGAACATCATTCCttaatttacaactttttaaacaaaacacgacCTACAGAccttttagcaagacaaatcgataggcaggatggtaagttatcagtatgggtcgcattccagcctcttttttttagaatctcAATTATATGACttgtgaaattttgaaaaatcttgaatCCTATGATTTTAAGGTTTCGAGaaataagtttataatttcGATCTCCGAATTTGTCTCCATGTATGTTCTGAATTGCACAGTAGACTAGAATGGTTTGAGTTGCTGGAACTTCATGAATAACCCCGAGctgaaacatttgtttttaaggaCTATTACCAGTTTTGTTAAGACTTTCAAATCAGGTTCCTTGGGTATTGAAATTAAATCATAGTTCATTTTACTATTAGATTGTTTCAAATTGCTAACCTTTCCCGAATTGATTAGTTATGTAGTTTTTAATTAGAGAACTATAAACGTATGTACAATGTTTTGTTAGATATACATTATTAGGTATCCTATACTAACGCCTTGATTAAATCTAAGACcgcactttaaaacaaaattagcttaTGCTAAAAGAACTATTGGTACAATCTGGGAACCctgtttcaaaaacatttatttattactaaGTGTAAAACAAACTGTATTTCGTTCGACTGGAGCCTCGATAATACTTTATCGAACTCAGAAATACTATGAGGTGGACAAATTCCAtagctattttttaaaaaagataccaAAAAATACACCTAAATCTACATCAAAACTTGAATCCCTTACATCACTCATATGTCTCAGCACATTTCAATTAtgtctaaaaattataaaagatgaACGATTGtagaatattaaaacaaaaattagaaaaaataaaaacaaatgagaGGAATGGCAGAAAATAGTGTCCGAAAGCGGAATGAATATGACTGTTTATGGGAGTTAGCAACCTAATCTGTTAACAGCCCTATTTTGAAGAATCTTGACTGACTTAGGCATGACCGTTATGTCGAAGAGACGCAATTGTCATTGTTTTGGAACTACAACAGCAAGATTAATCATATTTTAAATGCAGAGAAATATTTCTTCAACAGTTACTCAACTAAAAAAACAAGCACTATCTTCAAAATTAGACGTGAacttcttctttaaaattttgtaccaCATCGACCAGACTTATCAACAATTTGTGACCTGTGCAACAcgaaaaaatagaagaagagaAGTTTCTTATGCCTTATCACCCAACGTATGAacaccattttgttttatttcactttaaaaattggcattatatttacctttttttgtttCGCTTTCTAGGCGTTACAATGTGACATCAAAATgttattaacattatttttattattaaatatacattttaactaaaaaccttgaaaattaaaaaaaaatatgtaaaatctaaaaaaagttttgctgCTGATATTAGAAAGGAGAAAAGGTCCGCTAAATTTTTTCACAGCTTATTTCTATGTAAAATAACTAACAATAGTATCTGGATCTGAAAAGCAATCATCTCTCCCCTTTGAGACTGCTTTCGAAATTCAAagcaagtaattaaaaaaaacaccctttaattaaatcttaaaatttttataattgaattcaATGTTACACCAAGTATGtccatgtatgtatattgtatatgccACCACAGGTGTGCATTTAGATAGTTTTCCTTTGTCCTATATGTGTGTGTGAGAATAATATTAATTGTTTGATAGAATTATTCTAGATACGAAACATAATGGATACATATTTTCGGAGAATTAAACTTTCCTCTGCCAAACTGTCTATAAAAACAACAGCAATAATCCAACATGGTTAATTTGCCATGAACCGCCTTCGAGTTAACTCTGCGCCTTCGAATTGTCTTCGGTCCAttccataaatataaataaaacaacttaattctaaacagtttttattttcaatctcATTGCAAAATCTAATTTCACACAACAAATCACGCACTCCACAGTTCcaatttttctaaacttaatataaacaaatactttCAGTCGTCCAATTTTGGCAAATGATCTCCTTCCGGTTGGTAGCCATTTTCGTCAGCCTTATAGGTCAGTTTGTAAACTTGTCCATTGGCTGCAACCCAACTGACAGATCCCTCAACGGAAATTGATTCGTGATCGGTGCCGATGTTTTTCAAGATGGCGGTTTCCTTCCGTGATGTCCCATCGCTGGTGAGGAAtctataaacaaacacaaacactttaaaatgcaaaatcaaaattatttacgCATAATAATTTGGACAACAACTCACGAGAACTTGTAGCCATCCACACCGATGTTATCGTTGTCATATTCATTGATTATCGCACTCTTGGCATCGTCAATGGGTGCTGCGGTGGTGACAGAAGCTGTCAGTGTCAGTGCTAGCAAAGCGATAAGAGTTAGACCAACAACAGCAAAGAATTTCATGACAGTATAGGTTTTTAGTTCAGTGGTTGTTGATGGTGGAGCTGGGAGCGGGTGTGCTCAGTGGAGGAGATCACGTCTAGAAATAAGAAACCACCTGGTCCTGGTTGTCTAAATATATAGAAAGACGCACGTTTTCTTTTGACGTTAGCGTCGCGTCGCGTCCCACCCACCTAAAACTATAGGTACCTACATTGGCTCTCCAAGAAGTTTTGTTCGACTATAGAAATAATTCTGCGGTCTACAAAACTGGAGTTCTCGTCAAATATCTGCAGCGAAATGGTTCTAATCATTTCATTGTTCCGCTGGCGCTGGTGGCTGTAGTTGTCGCGAAGGGAAttcctgttttttgtttttttttttattattcgaaaatgttttttaatgtaaataaagaCGGGGTGTCGCGGTCGGTGTGTATTGCTACCGAGCGACTTTTTCATCTACAAagtcataaacaaaattttcagagttaaaaataaacaattaaattttatgcttAGGTATATAGAAGTGCTCAAAGCTAATTTGACGACCTCAAATGGATAAAAAGTTTTGATaactgtaaattaaaattagaaatatttaatCAGAACAAGCTCTATAATATTActcgtaggtaggtatataaacCGAACCAGTTCCAGCAGACGTTATTATGTATAATTGGTATAAATATAGTTAAGGTATCTTTATAAGCCAACaagttttctataaattattttcattcactCTCGAGACATTCTTTAGAGAGTACCTGCCCTGCATTTATTCAAAAGTTATACATACCTTTCCGGTCTAGTCTGATGATATTGGTGCTCGTGTATAATACATTATGTTAGGGGAGCAATGGGTATGTTCCGACATAGTTTCAAGATCTCCTTGTCACTCGCTCTAACCCAGGTTTAATACTCGTTACAAAGG
This window contains:
- the LOC129946996 gene encoding endocuticle structural protein SgAbd-6-like, whose protein sequence is MKFFAVVGLTLIALLALTLTASVTTAAPIDDAKSAIINEYDNDNIGVDGYKFSFLTSDGTSRKETAILKNIGTDHESISVEGSVSWVAANGQVYKLTYKADENGYQPEGDHLPKLDD
- the LOC129946628 gene encoding flexible cuticle protein 12-like; the encoded protein is MKFVIVFAAFCATVVLAAPLDNGVQIVRYDNDNIGVDGYNFAYETSDGVSREESAKLDKVGTDGESISVRGSVTWTAPDGVQYSLQYIADENGFQPQGAHLPK